One window of Planktothrix serta PCC 8927 genomic DNA carries:
- the cas6 gene encoding CRISPR-associated endoribonuclease Cas6: MVWLKLDWNWLLCSDVFLNFQFCDPSMSSRTAKKSRSSSLNLPQSTELVALAFDLSSPKDATLFPQYSIGLHAWFLDQVRQIDPELSEYLHDSQSEKPFTLSGLNGKMGTAGKQLQIHANQPYQWMLTLLSKPVVDWLRDWLKNPPTAINLRQTSFNIKSISFAYPPTTYQQLFETSPSKTLSLSFLSPTSFRRKGHHFPLPLPFNVFHSYLRRWNDFSGHQFEQDAFLSWVDENVIILRHQLESVKVVAGKKGSVTGFTGAIEYGLTENAYNQPEFVQLFFTLGELAPYCGTGHKTTFGLGQTQTGWHREEGLVTLTTVELLLAQRIEQITEKLMQGQKRTGGTRAIDICETRATILARYEFGESLKDIAEDLEMPYETVKTYAKLARQGIKSL, translated from the coding sequence GTGGTATGGTTAAAACTTGATTGGAATTGGCTGTTGTGTTCTGATGTTTTCCTGAACTTTCAATTTTGCGATCCGTCTATGTCCTCTCGCACTGCAAAAAAATCCCGTTCATCGAGTTTAAATTTACCCCAGTCTACAGAATTGGTTGCCCTTGCTTTTGATTTAAGTTCCCCAAAAGATGCAACCTTATTTCCCCAATATAGTATCGGACTTCATGCCTGGTTTTTAGATCAAGTTCGGCAAATTGATCCCGAACTTTCTGAATATCTCCATGATAGTCAGTCAGAAAAACCTTTTACTTTATCGGGGTTAAATGGGAAAATGGGAACGGCAGGAAAACAGTTACAAATTCATGCCAATCAACCCTATCAATGGATGTTAACGCTACTGTCTAAACCTGTTGTAGATTGGTTGAGAGATTGGCTAAAAAATCCCCCTACTGCAATTAATCTCCGCCAAACCTCCTTTAATATTAAGTCGATTAGTTTCGCTTATCCTCCCACAACTTATCAACAATTATTTGAAACTTCACCTTCTAAAACTTTATCCTTAAGTTTCCTCAGTCCTACCAGTTTTCGCCGCAAAGGTCATCATTTTCCTTTACCTTTACCGTTTAATGTTTTTCACAGTTATTTGCGACGGTGGAATGATTTTTCCGGTCATCAATTTGAACAGGATGCTTTTCTCAGTTGGGTGGATGAAAATGTAATTATTCTGCGTCATCAATTAGAATCTGTGAAAGTTGTTGCGGGAAAAAAAGGGTCTGTGACGGGGTTTACAGGAGCTATTGAATATGGATTAACAGAAAACGCCTACAATCAACCCGAATTTGTGCAATTATTTTTTACATTAGGTGAATTGGCGCCCTATTGTGGAACCGGACATAAAACCACCTTTGGTTTAGGTCAAACCCAAACAGGTTGGCATCGAGAAGAAGGGTTAGTTACGTTAACAACCGTAGAATTATTATTAGCGCAACGCATTGAACAAATTACCGAAAAGTTAATGCAAGGACAAAAACGAACCGGAGGAACCAGAGCAATTGATATTTGTGAAACCCGTGCCACAATTTTAGCTCGTTATGAGTTTGGAGAATCTTTAAAAGACATTGCAGAGGATTTAGAAATGCCCTATGAAACGGTAAAAACCTATGCAAAATTAGCCCGTCAAGGAATTAAAAGTTTGTAG
- a CDS encoding CRISPR-associated protein Csx3, with protein MYTYQLRLEGDILKVGFNRIQPAQGDQIVRDAFEQLEQMIASGEISGGSGVLKIDGPQSVPVAYVIAHRLAHLYEAIAVLDPKIGSKGCKTYIVTMTHGSSNYQIGDLICSQESQIELSKIKVVLCGPPRSGKSCLREGLKTAILGILGAPYPYIITACQDGEGAWYQKTYASNQSLAENIKPANKGDITPEFAQAAAQWVRSANQLINIIDVGGKMSDENKIIMQEATHAVIVAGNPTQIPEWAEFAKKVGLKVIAEIHSDYEGITDHITFQKDWVGFIPDHVFETPLLTGSLHHLARGEDISSRPMVTALANLLVKLTKS; from the coding sequence ATGTATACCTATCAACTCAGACTCGAAGGGGATATTTTAAAAGTTGGATTTAACCGCATTCAACCCGCTCAAGGAGATCAAATTGTCCGCGATGCGTTTGAACAGTTAGAACAAATGATTGCATCCGGGGAAATATCTGGCGGTAGTGGGGTTCTGAAAATTGATGGCCCTCAATCTGTCCCCGTTGCTTATGTTATTGCCCATCGTTTAGCTCATTTATATGAAGCGATCGCTGTTTTAGATCCCAAAATCGGCTCCAAAGGATGTAAAACCTATATTGTGACGATGACTCATGGTTCTTCAAACTATCAAATAGGGGATTTAATTTGTAGCCAAGAGTCCCAGATTGAATTATCAAAAATTAAAGTCGTTTTATGTGGCCCTCCCCGTTCAGGAAAATCCTGTTTAAGAGAAGGTTTAAAAACAGCAATTTTAGGAATTCTTGGTGCTCCCTATCCCTATATTATTACCGCCTGTCAGGATGGAGAAGGGGCTTGGTATCAAAAAACCTATGCTAGTAATCAATCCTTAGCTGAAAATATTAAACCCGCAAATAAAGGGGATATTACACCAGAATTTGCCCAAGCCGCTGCTCAATGGGTACGCAGTGCAAATCAACTGATTAATATTATTGATGTTGGGGGGAAAATGTCTGATGAAAATAAAATTATTATGCAAGAAGCAACCCACGCCGTTATTGTAGCCGGAAATCCTACTCAAATTCCAGAATGGGCAGAATTTGCTAAAAAAGTCGGCTTGAAAGTGATAGCAGAAATTCACAGTGATTATGAAGGAATAACGGATCATATTACTTTCCAAAAAGATTGGGTTGGTTTTATTCCAGATCACGTTTTTGAGACTCCTTTACTCACAGGTTCCCTTCATCATTTAGCAAGAGGAGAAGATATCTCTAGCCGTCCAATGGTGACAGCATTAGCAAATTTGCTAGTCAAGCTCACAAAATCTTAA
- a CDS encoding TIGR03985 family CRISPR-associated protein, which yields MLKFIHGNQDITQLDRIFDFSPSVELLQVLARGSLKQNLAKAVRLWVILRSLYGDATDPIYTELEECFIYNDWRKQFFTQTHQYHNNDKISPLHDVNCPCSQTLSDWLFDPETGVNQQQWQDSFLNFYLMSDLELKHLLGFGIIDPPKYQINGSEIRLFAGTRRNLQYDFKALVEMGWLEGQNDTEPGKNRGKTFYKKVKNFPDFGTFSERVDFPLEMGGVRNVIQNDLVDFLDDFAETINGEQRFFVDLEYVVHRQLAPQINHLRQQLKEIWQQVPIPPIQVSYVSARNFQNYQDDGEIYIICPVCIYYSYRAPYLLGFGQTPRDETKIDWYDYRLDRIKDLQILTWQQVNLPNFNREICQSKTPKTIEDLRSQAWGFDFYKPDDLLLVRFDRYFHNRYIEGTERDELFKKIPYKSARSLISQSHLNDSEKQRLIMVLNSRSPDDVYCRVNYRVDDYNVIMRLRAWGPKVEVLLPWNLRKTMAEDIQKLGSFYKD from the coding sequence ATGTTAAAGTTCATTCACGGAAATCAGGATATTACGCAATTGGATAGAATATTTGACTTTTCTCCCAGTGTGGAATTGTTGCAGGTTCTCGCACGGGGTTCTCTTAAACAAAATTTAGCAAAGGCGGTGCGGTTATGGGTGATATTGCGATCGCTTTATGGAGACGCGACCGATCCGATTTATACAGAATTAGAGGAATGCTTTATCTATAATGATTGGCGGAAACAGTTTTTTACCCAAACCCATCAATATCATAACAATGATAAAATTTCCCCCCTTCATGATGTTAATTGTCCCTGTAGTCAAACTTTATCAGATTGGTTATTTGATCCTGAAACTGGGGTAAATCAACAACAGTGGCAAGATTCTTTTCTGAATTTCTATTTGATGTCTGATCTGGAGTTAAAACATTTATTAGGTTTTGGAATTATTGATCCGCCTAAATATCAGATAAATGGATCAGAAATTCGGTTATTTGCCGGGACGCGAAGAAATCTTCAATATGATTTTAAAGCTTTAGTAGAAATGGGGTGGTTAGAAGGGCAAAACGACACAGAACCCGGAAAAAATAGAGGAAAAACATTTTATAAAAAGGTTAAAAATTTTCCTGATTTTGGGACTTTTTCTGAAAGGGTTGATTTTCCGTTGGAAATGGGAGGAGTTAGAAATGTTATTCAAAATGATTTAGTCGATTTTCTGGATGATTTTGCTGAGACTATTAATGGAGAACAGCGTTTTTTTGTGGATCTTGAATATGTTGTGCATCGCCAGTTAGCACCTCAAATTAATCATCTGCGACAACAACTCAAAGAAATTTGGCAACAGGTTCCTATTCCTCCCATTCAAGTGAGTTATGTTAGTGCGCGAAATTTTCAAAATTATCAAGATGACGGGGAAATCTATATTATCTGTCCGGTTTGTATTTACTACTCTTATCGCGCTCCTTATTTATTGGGTTTTGGTCAAACTCCTAGAGATGAAACAAAAATTGATTGGTATGATTATCGTTTAGATCGGATTAAGGATTTACAAATATTAACTTGGCAACAGGTGAATTTGCCAAATTTTAATCGAGAGATTTGCCAATCTAAAACCCCTAAAACGATAGAAGATTTAAGAAGTCAAGCCTGGGGATTTGATTTCTATAAACCCGATGATTTATTATTAGTTCGTTTTGATCGTTATTTTCATAACCGTTATATTGAAGGAACAGAACGAGATGAACTATTTAAGAAAATTCCCTATAAGTCTGCCCGGAGTTTAATTTCTCAGTCTCATCTCAATGATTCAGAAAAACAACGGTTAATTATGGTTTTAAATTCTCGTTCTCCTGATGATGTTTATTGCCGAGTTAACTATCGGGTTGATGATTATAATGTGATTATGCGGTTAAGGGCTTGGGGGCCGAAAGTTGAGGTATTGTTACCTTGGAATTTAAGAAAAACAATGGCTGAGGATATTCAAAAGTTAGGGAGTTTTTATAAAGATTAA
- the cas2 gene encoding CRISPR-associated endonuclease Cas2, whose protein sequence is MALRTPNFALRTQNSAPRTQNSAFECFISLEEMRQLHQKVKKLVLPQEDNVRFYWISNDALSIVLTIGSQKPEPPPQYYVI, encoded by the coding sequence ATCGCACTCCGCACCCCGAACTTCGCACTCCGCACTCAAAACTCCGCACCCCGCACTCAAAACTCCGCGTTTGAGTGTTTTATTAGCTTGGAGGAAATGCGACAATTGCATCAAAAGGTGAAAAAGTTGGTTTTACCCCAGGAGGATAATGTCCGTTTCTACTGGATTTCTAATGATGCTCTTTCGATTGTTTTAACCATTGGCAGTCAAAAGCCTGAACCTCCTCCTCAATATTATGTGATTTAG
- a CDS encoding Uma2 family endonuclease produces MFSCLLLPPVLAFPLFSASPTYNAPIPPGLDSTETIATTLQTWAASFHYQPEDLLPGSRGEENHHNPIRSYISHSFWEIAKTLGWQSFSRDFVMRLGNNGFTPDILLFLGPPRNTLREYYLEGPAEMVIEVLRPGHEYADRIIKRDYYAAGGVPEYVILNPARKEIEFWRLINGKYEGMAPDPSGCYRPQSVPGLVFLPNNLWREDEDWYRWPHDPPIVYIEGTQPEGRRLREVENGLGWGCLPFNPQLQLEPVPISFEQYISWCPEAKFEFWDGKPQIGGKEGIRNLIGMLLMTFGLADALKVLSPVEWVSALLETETLRQQDAQRKAVWWDLARQAATLLRSKYGVTRLGVIGDLVKPEPLNFWSEITLVVWDLPDRKGYEIYQDLSNLSQEPEINLIEAESKYATLAQQQSISQFLVEI; encoded by the coding sequence ATTTTTTCTTGTCTTCTCCTCCCTCCTGTTCTGGCTTTTCCCCTTTTTTCAGCAAGCCCTACCTATAACGCGCCGATTCCACCTGGATTAGACAGTACAGAAACCATCGCCACCACCTTACAAACCTGGGCGGCTAGTTTCCACTACCAACCCGAAGACCTACTACCTGGTTCCAGAGGAGAAGAAAACCACCATAATCCCATCCGCAGTTATATCAGCCACTCCTTTTGGGAAATCGCGAAAACACTAGGATGGCAATCGTTCAGTCGCGATTTTGTCATGCGCCTAGGCAACAATGGCTTCACCCCAGACATCCTCTTATTTTTAGGGCCACCACGCAACACACTTAGAGAATACTACCTCGAAGGGCCAGCCGAAATGGTCATCGAAGTGCTGCGACCCGGACATGAATACGCAGACCGCATCATCAAACGAGACTATTACGCCGCAGGTGGAGTACCAGAGTACGTTATTCTCAACCCAGCCCGAAAAGAAATCGAATTTTGGCGCTTAATCAACGGAAAATACGAGGGAATGGCTCCTGACCCATCAGGATGCTACCGACCGCAGAGCGTACCGGGGTTAGTTTTTCTCCCCAACAATCTGTGGAGAGAAGATGAAGACTGGTATCGCTGGCCCCACGACCCCCCAATAGTTTATATTGAAGGCACACAGCCAGAAGGTCGAAGACTGCGAGAGGTAGAGAATGGTTTGGGTTGGGGATGTTTACCCTTTAATCCGCAATTGCAGTTAGAGCCAGTACCCATTTCCTTTGAACAGTATATTTCTTGGTGTCCAGAAGCCAAGTTTGAGTTCTGGGACGGGAAACCTCAAATTGGCGGTAAAGAAGGCATTCGCAACTTGATTGGGATGTTACTGATGACCTTTGGTTTAGCAGATGCTTTAAAGGTCTTGTCGCCCGTTGAGTGGGTAAGCGCGTTATTAGAAACAGAAACTCTGAGACAGCAAGATGCCCAACGGAAAGCAGTTTGGTGGGATTTGGCTCGTCAAGCAGCTACCTTATTACGTTCTAAATATGGCGTAACTCGCTTGGGAGTCATTGGAGATTTGGTCAAACCTGAGCCCTTAAATTTTTGGTCAGAGATTACGCTAGTTGTTTGGGATTTACCAGACAGAAAAGGTTACGAGATTTACCAGGATTTGTCTAATTTGAGCCAGGAACCTGAGATTAACTTAATTGAGGCAGAGAGCAAGTATGCTACGCTGGCTCAACAGCAGTCAATTTCTCAATTTCTGGTTGAGATTTAG
- a CDS encoding putative toxin-antitoxin system toxin component, PIN family, with product MRIVLDTNTVISGLFWRGKPFQVLELMRLGRIKVYTSGAILEELLDVLNRPKFSTRLALLGFSPQEVVNSLMSWVEVVEIGEVEKIVISDPDDDQIIACAKLGLAEKVTEKETNDKLANEVRRVNQFFWRKGVNR from the coding sequence ATGCGAATTGTTTTAGATACTAATACTGTAATTTCTGGGCTTTTTTGGCGAGGTAAACCTTTCCAGGTTCTCGAATTAATGCGCTTGGGAAGAATCAAAGTTTACACTTCTGGAGCGATATTAGAGGAATTATTAGATGTTCTAAATCGCCCCAAATTTTCAACGAGATTAGCCTTATTGGGATTTAGTCCCCAAGAAGTAGTTAATAGTTTGATGTCTTGGGTAGAAGTTGTAGAAATTGGAGAAGTTGAAAAAATTGTAATTTCAGATCCAGACGATGACCAAATTATTGCCTGTGCTAAATTAGGGCTTGCTGAAAAAGTAACAGAAAAGGAAACGAATGATAAACTAGCGAATGAAGTTAGAAGGGTAAATCAGTTTTTTTGGAGGAAAGGAGTTAACCGATAA
- a CDS encoding AbrB/MazE/SpoVT family DNA-binding domain-containing protein, giving the protein MTLTTVIQVTADGQLELPPEIRSKLHPGDEFVLWQEEDIIILKKVQKPLLNELIQHQKTVNLEESLSFFEIADRLSKLNEIDPISEEEIQEEIQAYKQEKRNLA; this is encoded by the coding sequence ATGACATTAACAACCGTGATTCAAGTGACAGCAGATGGACAGTTAGAACTTCCACCGGAAATCCGTTCTAAGTTGCACCCAGGAGATGAGTTTGTCCTGTGGCAAGAAGAAGATATCATTATTTTAAAAAAGGTTCAGAAGCCTTTATTAAATGAGCTTATTCAACATCAAAAAACTGTTAATTTAGAGGAATCTTTAAGTTTTTTTGAAATTGCAGATCGTCTCTCTAAACTGAATGAAATTGATCCAATTTCTGAGGAAGAAATTCAAGAGGAAATTCAAGCTTATAAGCAAGAAAAGCGAAACTTGGCTTAA
- a CDS encoding phospholipid carrier-dependent glycosyltransferase, with protein sequence MKHKKPPAELIGVSLIWLLVAVSDRLWFRMDDSVPAWDHADYLNSALDYWRVWQQPQWFSGDWWSQMWMLSPKVPPLTYLLTIPFQNVLGIGLDQTNAVHLLFSAILFASVYGLGTQLFNRSVGFWATVLSALLPGLYHHRLQFLLDYPLTAMVTLSFYCLTLWWFSRSDQSWGLSILFGLTFGLALLTKQTTLFFLFTPLLWVTVAILKHRQWQRFLQLAIALLLSITVIFPWARTNWLLMLTSGKRATIDSAIAEGDPALTSLDAWTYYFKLLPAHVSWPLLIIPIIGLLYYIIKHYSLSGNQQHHPFSNFPKLELNWISLKWLTVFWFGGYFISSLNINKDFRYTLPLLPVLAIVLAYFLTLFPQRWGRQIRWGTVSLGIILMIFNLWPIGSYPVRQVMRTLNPGNQHHVYLGNPWPNEQVIAEIIQSQPYLKANLGVLPSTPEINQHNFNYYGSLQDSQVYARQVGTKEKNVLQDVRSLSWFVTKSGQQGSVDRVQDAQQMTMQMLENSPEFKLKKQWLLPDNSFLNLYQRITPFVQVEPFPPGVKKVELGNLLIPNQAPPGVPVPVTYDWRGSLPELQEGVVILTWRLTSPKKEGLSFWIHDHGMGMGQLYANSSDQSYQVIERMAMLPPVNIIPGNYRLEATYLNRKTGESYKIETPNITLKIDPKAPPLAAPELDLVTQLRTLSVNLPQGIKGLDPIFAEVGRINQYDPTQDYTIQAETALEYRLKQEPFRLDLAYNLGLANVLQQDAKGAIAALKQVTQLDNKNPNAHAYLAFVYLYNLQPKLAEQALKPALELNPNQPEFKALLGVSQLMQGNIIPAWQNLQALK encoded by the coding sequence ATGAAGCACAAAAAACCCCCCGCAGAGCTAATTGGGGTCAGCTTAATTTGGCTTTTGGTGGCGGTGAGCGATCGCTTATGGTTTAGGATGGATGATTCTGTTCCCGCTTGGGATCACGCCGATTATCTCAATAGTGCCTTAGATTATTGGCGAGTGTGGCAACAGCCGCAATGGTTTTCTGGGGACTGGTGGAGTCAGATGTGGATGCTATCGCCGAAAGTGCCCCCTTTGACCTATTTATTAACAATTCCCTTTCAGAATGTGTTAGGAATTGGGTTAGATCAAACTAATGCGGTTCATTTATTATTCAGTGCAATTTTATTCGCTTCAGTGTATGGTTTAGGAACACAATTATTTAACCGTTCTGTGGGATTTTGGGCAACGGTGTTATCTGCTCTTTTACCCGGACTTTATCATCATCGCTTACAATTTCTTTTAGATTATCCCTTAACTGCAATGGTGACGTTAAGTTTTTATTGCTTAACGTTGTGGTGGTTTTCTAGGTCTGATCAATCTTGGGGATTATCTATTCTATTTGGGTTAACCTTTGGACTCGCTCTTTTAACAAAACAAACAACTCTTTTTTTCCTATTTACCCCGTTATTATGGGTGACAGTAGCAATCCTAAAACATCGTCAATGGCAACGTTTTTTACAATTAGCGATCGCCTTATTATTATCTATCACCGTTATTTTTCCTTGGGCGAGAACAAATTGGTTATTAATGTTAACTTCAGGAAAACGAGCAACGATTGATTCTGCGATCGCCGAAGGTGATCCAGCTTTAACCAGTTTAGACGCTTGGACATATTATTTTAAGTTACTTCCGGCTCATGTTTCTTGGCCGTTATTAATCATTCCGATTATTGGACTTTTATATTATATTATTAAACACTATTCTCTATCTGGGAATCAACAACATCATCCCTTTTCTAACTTCCCCAAACTAGAATTAAACTGGATTTCTTTAAAATGGTTAACGGTATTTTGGTTTGGGGGTTATTTCATTAGTTCGTTAAATATTAATAAGGATTTTCGCTATACTTTACCCTTACTTCCGGTTTTAGCGATTGTTTTAGCTTATTTCTTAACGTTATTTCCGCAACGGTGGGGGCGACAAATTCGCTGGGGAACAGTCAGTTTAGGGATAATATTAATGATCTTTAATTTATGGCCAATTGGCAGTTATCCTGTTAGACAGGTGATGAGAACTTTAAACCCTGGAAATCAACATCATGTTTATTTAGGAAATCCTTGGCCGAATGAACAAGTAATTGCAGAAATTATTCAATCTCAACCTTATTTAAAAGCAAATTTAGGAGTATTACCTTCAACGCCAGAAATTAATCAACATAATTTTAATTATTATGGTTCGTTACAAGATTCTCAAGTTTATGCGAGACAAGTTGGAACAAAGGAAAAGAATGTTTTACAAGATGTGCGATCGCTGTCTTGGTTTGTGACAAAAAGCGGACAACAGGGTTCAGTGGATCGGGTGCAAGATGCTCAACAGATGACCATGCAGATGTTAGAAAACAGTCCCGAATTTAAGTTAAAAAAACAATGGTTATTACCCGATAATAGTTTTTTGAATTTATATCAAAGAATTACGCCTTTTGTGCAAGTAGAACCTTTCCCGCCTGGGGTAAAAAAAGTTGAGTTAGGTAATCTTTTAATCCCGAATCAAGCCCCTCCTGGGGTTCCTGTTCCTGTTACTTATGACTGGCGAGGATCGTTACCCGAATTGCAGGAGGGGGTTGTGATTTTAACCTGGAGGTTGACGTCTCCCAAGAAAGAAGGGTTATCATTTTGGATTCATGATCATGGGATGGGAATGGGACAATTATATGCTAATTCATCTGATCAAAGTTATCAAGTAATAGAACGAATGGCGATGCTTCCTCCGGTTAATATTATCCCTGGAAATTATCGCTTAGAAGCAACCTATTTAAACCGAAAAACGGGGGAAAGTTATAAAATTGAAACCCCTAATATTACCTTAAAAATTGATCCTAAAGCACCGCCTTTAGCTGCACCTGAATTAGATTTAGTCACGCAGTTAAGAACGTTATCGGTGAATTTACCCCAAGGAATTAAAGGGTTAGATCCGATTTTTGCTGAGGTGGGACGGATTAATCAATATGATCCGACTCAAGATTATACAATTCAAGCAGAAACAGCGTTAGAATATCGGTTAAAACAAGAACCATTTCGGTTAGATTTAGCGTATAATTTAGGTTTAGCAAATGTTTTACAACAGGATGCTAAAGGGGCGATCGCAGCTTTAAAACAAGTTACTCAACTGGATAATAAAAATCCGAATGCTCACGCTTATTTAGCGTTTGTTTATCTGTATAATTTACAGCCTAAATTAGCAGAACAAGCTTTAAAACCTGCGTTAGAATTAAACCCAAATCAACCGGAATTTAAAGCTTTATTAGGGGTTTCTCAATTGATGCAGGGTAATATTATTCCAGCTTGGCAGAATTTACAAGCTTTGAAGTAA
- a CDS encoding NUDIX domain-containing protein has translation MTYRNPTPTVDIIIELIDRPARPIVLIERKNPPFGWAIPGGFVDYGETVETAAIREAKEETGLEVELIEQFYVYSDPNRDPRQHTLSVVFLATAIGEPQAADDAKHLELFEPWRIPQNLCFDHDRILKDYWRYRNYRIRPQLLK, from the coding sequence ATGACTTATCGAAATCCGACTCCAACCGTTGATATTATTATTGAATTAATAGATCGTCCTGCTAGACCGATTGTATTAATTGAACGCAAAAATCCGCCGTTTGGATGGGCAATTCCGGGGGGATTTGTGGATTATGGAGAAACAGTAGAAACCGCCGCCATTCGAGAAGCAAAAGAAGAAACAGGATTAGAGGTAGAATTAATTGAACAATTCTATGTTTATTCTGATCCGAATCGAGATCCCCGTCAACATACCTTAAGTGTTGTATTTTTAGCCACTGCAATTGGAGAACCCCAAGCCGCAGATGATGCTAAACATTTAGAACTATTTGAACCTTGGAGAATTCCCCAAAACTTATGTTTTGATCACGATCGCATTCTCAAAGATTATTGGCGCTATCGAAATTATCGAATTAGACCCCAATTGCTAAAATAA
- a CDS encoding shikimate kinase — protein MKARIEILQKQLNGINIYLIGMMGAGKTTVGELLAKQLGYRFIDTDDLITQATHQSISDIFATEGEEAFRDIESQVLSQLCAYQKFVIATGGGIILKRMNWSYLRHGIIIWLNVPVEELLNRLKEDTTRPLLQHPDHEQQLQTLLEKRKSLYAQADLEIMINSGDTPEQISTQILEKIPSILKPQSNALN, from the coding sequence TTGAAAGCGAGGATAGAAATTTTGCAAAAACAGTTAAACGGAATCAATATTTATCTGATTGGGATGATGGGGGCTGGAAAAACCACAGTCGGGGAATTATTAGCCAAACAATTAGGTTATCGATTTATTGATACAGATGATTTAATTACCCAAGCTACCCATCAATCCATTTCTGATATTTTTGCTACCGAAGGAGAGGAAGCGTTTAGAGATATAGAATCTCAAGTTTTATCCCAACTTTGTGCTTATCAAAAATTTGTGATTGCGACAGGTGGCGGAATTATTCTCAAACGAATGAATTGGAGTTATCTTCGACATGGAATTATTATTTGGCTGAATGTTCCCGTTGAAGAACTCTTGAATCGTTTAAAAGAAGATACAACTCGACCTTTATTACAACATCCCGATCATGAACAACAATTACAAACCTTATTAGAAAAACGCAAATCTCTGTATGCTCAAGCCGATCTCGAAATTATGATTAATTCTGGCGATACACCCGAACAAATAAGCACCCAAATCTTAGAAAAAATTCCCTCAATTTTAAAACCCCAATCTAATGCTTTAAATTAA
- a CDS encoding LapA family protein: protein MSITQLITLLIFVGGLAIFTIQNLSPSLSLYFLGNQLPTLPLSIWILIAIVAGILTYGIIAQLFQVASRNLGREDPAPTAFQNPSRRSSKPSIDPNPSSSWGEPSPPPEAPQTSGYTVYNSVNNSDPEPTRSRSSDDDWETEVKPFNPSWEPEDPTGIPQAQTASNSPDNSSDQEQWDHQENQPFTSKPKVYETEKPPQSESWSGSVYSYGYRDSSSTGVGKVETIYDADYRIITPPPQTKIQDNIEPPNYPANDDDEDWGLDEDEQDEPNRK, encoded by the coding sequence ATGTCTATTACACAACTGATTACTTTACTGATTTTTGTGGGAGGTTTGGCGATCTTTACGATTCAAAATCTATCGCCATCTCTATCTTTATATTTTTTAGGAAATCAACTTCCGACCTTACCCCTTTCTATTTGGATTTTAATAGCGATCGTCGCCGGAATATTAACTTATGGGATTATTGCCCAATTATTTCAAGTTGCTAGTAGAAATCTGGGGCGGGAAGACCCCGCCCCTACCGCCTTTCAAAACCCATCTCGACGGTCTTCTAAACCTTCTATAGACCCTAATCCTAGTTCCTCTTGGGGTGAACCCTCCCCACCTCCAGAAGCTCCTCAAACATCGGGTTATACTGTCTATAATTCTGTTAATAATTCTGATCCCGAACCCACTCGCAGCAGAAGTTCTGATGATGATTGGGAAACAGAAGTTAAACCTTTTAATCCTTCTTGGGAACCGGAAGATCCGACGGGAATACCCCAGGCTCAAACGGCTTCAAATTCACCGGATAATTCTTCTGATCAGGAACAATGGGATCATCAGGAAAATCAACCCTTTACCTCTAAACCCAAAGTTTATGAAACCGAAAAACCACCTCAATCAGAATCCTGGTCAGGTTCAGTTTATTCCTATGGCTATCGGGATTCAAGTAGTACCGGAGTTGGGAAAGTAGAAACGATTTATGATGCAGATTATCGGATTATTACCCCTCCTCCTCAAACTAAAATTCAAGATAATATTGAACCCCCAAATTATCCGGCTAATGATGATGATGAAGATTGGGGATTAGATGAGGATGAGCAGGATGAACCTAACCGAAAATAA